From Mycoplasma sp. 2045, a single genomic window includes:
- a CDS encoding DUF2179 domain-containing protein, whose amino-acid sequence MLFKKSNSHKDQNSSEWQDTVENLEKVHIKKENTLYKRTRMSNFGLKLNYFYQQMPLWKIILITNITAVIFGIIGVFFVKNVGIYNFGLAAFGQAGAKILVVSIAGQVEGTVLNLIDQFVFWVAYVILSIPIFIFGYKKVGKLFTNLTILFLVVSSLVSFGIGMIPGAGSTYIIGDFSNKAVKAALPTAYQSLSGLVPLLWDSYSSGSVLALMLYAIVYGVLLAYVFAIIQIIGGTAGVTGVIGEWYANAKQKSFGSISGYMNIAIMIVAVLVGSWLPGSILLSKVDPSLVAQNKTNMGLTDSQVIEFTRQAEALKAKVWHAELYFSPNFIATFLVNVVYIGVLDKLFPKFKLVRVQIFTKNAAKVKEIITSDKKIVTGMTIFRATGGYEGKDIDVITSVALFRHVLRIIKDVRKVDKDAFISISDIKSIDGSIYLPQDKF is encoded by the coding sequence ATGCTTTTTAAAAAGTCAAATAGTCATAAAGACCAAAATTCTTCTGAATGACAAGACACAGTTGAAAACTTAGAAAAAGTGCACATTAAAAAAGAGAACACTTTATACAAAAGAACAAGAATGTCTAACTTTGGTCTTAAATTAAATTACTTCTACCAACAAATGCCACTTTGAAAAATTATTTTAATAACAAACATTACAGCAGTTATCTTCGGTATCATTGGTGTATTCTTTGTTAAAAACGTTGGTATTTACAACTTTGGTTTAGCTGCTTTTGGACAAGCTGGAGCAAAGATTTTAGTAGTTTCTATAGCTGGACAAGTTGAAGGAACAGTGCTTAACTTAATTGACCAATTCGTCTTCTGAGTTGCTTATGTTATTTTAAGTATTCCTATTTTCATTTTCGGTTATAAGAAAGTCGGAAAATTATTTACAAACTTAACAATTTTATTCTTAGTTGTTTCATCATTAGTTTCATTCGGAATCGGAATGATCCCAGGTGCTGGTTCAACATATATTATCGGGGACTTCTCAAATAAAGCTGTTAAAGCTGCTTTACCTACAGCTTACCAATCACTTTCAGGATTAGTTCCATTATTATGAGACTCATACTCATCAGGTAGTGTGTTAGCATTAATGCTTTATGCAATTGTTTATGGAGTATTATTAGCTTACGTATTTGCAATTATCCAAATCATTGGTGGAACAGCTGGTGTTACAGGTGTTATCGGAGAATGATACGCAAACGCAAAACAAAAATCATTCGGTTCAATTAGTGGATATATGAACATAGCAATTATGATTGTCGCTGTTTTAGTTGGGTCTTGATTACCAGGTTCAATTCTTTTATCAAAAGTTGATCCTTCATTAGTTGCTCAAAATAAAACTAATATGGGATTAACAGATTCACAAGTAATTGAATTCACAAGACAAGCAGAAGCATTGAAAGCAAAAGTATGACACGCTGAACTTTACTTCTCACCTAACTTCATCGCTACATTCTTAGTAAATGTTGTTTATATCGGTGTATTAGATAAATTATTCCCTAAATTTAAACTTGTTAGAGTTCAAATCTTTACAAAGAATGCTGCTAAAGTTAAAGAAATTATCACAAGCGACAAGAAAATTGTTACAGGTATGACAATTTTCAGAGCTACAGGTGGATACGAAGGAAAAGATATTGATGTTATTACATCAGTTGCATTATTCAGACATGTGTTACGTATTATTAAAGATGTTCGTAAAGTTGACAAAGATGCATTTATCTCTATTTCAGATATTAAAAGTATTGATGGTTCAATTTACTTACCACAAGATAAATTCTAA
- a CDS encoding LacI family DNA-binding transcriptional regulator translates to MKSNLNYMINDKYKKSKRQFNEELDPRLLENHHEQALEILDDSIEVKMPGRLGKRVSRKPITYQKISKLTGVSVATISRFYNDGYVSKDNRRKIEEIIKEYDYVPNPRSRINKVQVSSIFVICPLYGQSYIQNIISGIIAGASKNNRRVVTFYTVPTADEYIETLKYLLLWKPKSIVVFLSEENLELFDFLKTIKDVAVLVYGHKVDGVSWVVPDDREAFYKLTKSFIRRVPRGRNSNKIIFLEDQKLSDYQKFQRISGFKEACSEYSITYVRYPISAKKNKEEVKEIIAFANTNNVSNIICSTHDSFISINMYASKHFRISDIGYQSIYDSLGVYVDKIFVDYPYMGVIIESMITKQLSSKNPQTAVIKLKLISELSEKTS, encoded by the coding sequence ATGAAATCAAATCTAAATTATATGATTAATGATAAATATAAAAAGAGCAAAAGGCAGTTTAACGAAGAATTAGATCCTAGACTTTTAGAAAACCACCATGAGCAAGCGTTAGAAATATTAGATGACTCAATCGAAGTAAAAATGCCTGGTAGACTTGGTAAAAGAGTTTCGAGAAAACCGATAACATATCAAAAGATTTCAAAACTTACAGGTGTTTCAGTTGCTACAATTAGTCGTTTCTATAATGATGGTTATGTTTCTAAAGATAATAGAAGAAAAATTGAAGAAATTATAAAGGAATATGATTATGTTCCTAATCCGAGAAGTAGAATTAATAAAGTTCAAGTAAGCTCAATTTTTGTTATCTGCCCTCTTTATGGTCAAAGTTATATTCAAAACATTATTTCAGGAATTATTGCTGGTGCATCAAAAAATAATAGAAGAGTTGTTACATTTTACACTGTACCAACAGCTGATGAATATATTGAAACTTTAAAATATCTTTTATTATGAAAACCAAAATCAATCGTTGTATTTCTTAGTGAAGAAAATCTAGAATTATTTGATTTCCTTAAAACCATCAAGGATGTTGCTGTCTTAGTTTATGGACACAAAGTTGATGGTGTTTCTTGAGTTGTTCCAGATGATAGAGAAGCATTTTACAAACTTACAAAATCATTTATTAGAAGAGTCCCAAGAGGGAGAAACTCAAACAAAATTATTTTCTTAGAAGACCAAAAGTTATCTGATTATCAAAAATTCCAGAGAATTTCAGGATTCAAAGAAGCTTGTTCAGAATATAGTATAACTTATGTGAGATATCCAATCAGCGCTAAGAAAAATAAAGAAGAAGTTAAAGAAATTATTGCTTTTGCAAATACAAATAATGTTTCAAATATTATTTGTTCGACTCACGATTCGTTTATTTCAATTAACATGTATGCTTCAAAACACTTTAGAATTAGTGACATTGGTTACCAATCAATTTACGATAGTTTAGGTGTTTATGTTGATAAGATTTTTGTGGACTATCCATATATGGGAGTGATAATTGAATCAATGATTACAAAACAACTTTCATCAAAAAATCCACAAACAGCAGTTATTAAACTTAAATTAATTAGTGAATTAAGTGAAAAAACATCTTAA
- a CDS encoding YlxR family protein yields the protein MTEIKTVFRKCIATNQVLPVDELTRFSYDKENNLLVLDLHKNKKHRGAYFVASLENWQKIRKTKALNRTYKTNISDEQYDSLENELKEVLYG from the coding sequence ATGACTGAGATTAAAACAGTTTTTCGTAAGTGTATTGCGACAAATCAAGTTTTACCAGTTGATGAACTCACTAGATTCAGTTACGATAAAGAAAATAACTTATTAGTTTTAGACTTACATAAAAACAAAAAACATAGAGGTGCTTATTTTGTTGCAAGTTTAGAAAACTGACAAAAAATAAGAAAAACAAAAGCTTTAAATAGAACATATAAAACTAACATATCTGATGAACAATATGATTCATTAGAAAATGAACTTAAGGAGGTGTTATATGGCTAA
- the infB gene encoding translation initiation factor IF-2: MAKKQNRISNVNEIKEQLQTTKTELKDGVFIFTEKMSIADFAQKIGVPATEIIKKFFMQGKMYNLNTLLDEEQIAEMAIEYGYDFRKETNINGSNFLDEVQFKDDPKDLVKRSPIITVMGHVDHGKTTLIDKIRNSNIVSTESSGITQHTGAYQICHKGQKITFLDTPGHQAFTQMRARGAKVTDIVVLVVAADDGVMPQTKEAIEHAKAANVPMIVFVNKMDKPNKDLDRIKGELAENDVLIEEYGGDVQIVYGSALKGEGLTELFDAIMLLSEILDLKANPKRYPMGTIIESRVDKGVGVVSTIIVETGTLHKGDFLIAGSKYGRVRMITDSNGNQIEAVEPGAPAIISGLNYAPDAGDKFVGFNDEKFAKKLAQEKATADRMDLLHSKTITDQNIDGKKIINVIIKSDVYGTSQAIKDQIDGLENEDAIVKVISAAVGNVNDTDLLLAKASNAVIFVFNLRVSQNIKQNAAASNVTVISHDVIYKIIEDVQGMLDGEKAPIYEEQKIGEGHIIQIFFYSKVGNIAGTMLDEGVVRSNCKVKVYRKGKLIHEGVIDSLKREKNDVKEVLKGKNFGTHIKGFNDIEADDILEFYEDVRVN, encoded by the coding sequence ATGGCTAAAAAACAAAACAGAATTTCGAACGTAAATGAAATTAAAGAGCAATTGCAAACAACAAAAACTGAATTAAAAGATGGTGTATTTATTTTCACTGAAAAAATGTCAATTGCTGATTTTGCACAAAAAATCGGAGTACCTGCTACAGAAATTATCAAAAAATTCTTTATGCAAGGTAAAATGTACAACCTTAACACACTTTTAGATGAAGAACAAATTGCTGAAATGGCAATTGAATATGGATATGACTTCAGAAAAGAAACAAACATTAATGGTTCAAACTTCCTTGATGAAGTTCAATTTAAAGATGATCCAAAAGATTTAGTTAAAAGATCTCCAATCATCACTGTTATGGGGCACGTTGACCACGGTAAAACTACATTAATTGACAAAATCAGAAACTCAAACATCGTTTCAACAGAAAGCAGTGGAATTACACAACATACAGGTGCTTACCAAATTTGTCACAAAGGTCAAAAAATCACTTTCCTAGATACACCTGGACACCAAGCATTCACACAAATGCGTGCTAGAGGTGCTAAAGTTACTGATATTGTTGTTTTAGTTGTTGCAGCTGATGATGGGGTTATGCCTCAAACAAAAGAAGCTATTGAACACGCTAAAGCAGCAAATGTTCCAATGATTGTTTTTGTTAACAAAATGGATAAACCTAACAAAGACCTTGACAGAATTAAGGGTGAATTAGCTGAAAATGATGTTCTTATTGAAGAATATGGTGGAGATGTTCAAATCGTTTATGGTTCAGCACTTAAAGGTGAAGGACTTACAGAATTATTTGATGCTATTATGTTATTAAGCGAAATTTTAGACTTAAAAGCAAATCCAAAAAGATATCCAATGGGAACAATTATCGAATCACGTGTTGACAAAGGAGTTGGGGTTGTTTCTACAATTATTGTTGAAACAGGAACATTACACAAAGGAGACTTCTTAATTGCTGGTTCAAAATACGGAAGAGTTAGAATGATTACTGATTCTAATGGAAACCAAATTGAAGCAGTCGAACCGGGAGCACCAGCAATTATTTCAGGTCTTAACTATGCACCTGATGCTGGGGATAAATTTGTTGGATTCAATGATGAAAAATTCGCCAAGAAATTAGCTCAAGAAAAAGCTACAGCTGATCGTATGGATTTACTTCACTCAAAAACTATTACAGATCAAAATATTGATGGTAAAAAAATTATCAACGTCATTATTAAATCAGACGTTTACGGTACTTCTCAAGCTATAAAAGATCAAATTGATGGTTTAGAAAATGAAGATGCTATTGTAAAAGTTATCTCAGCAGCAGTTGGAAACGTTAATGATACAGACTTACTTTTAGCTAAAGCGTCAAATGCAGTTATTTTTGTATTTAACTTGAGAGTTTCACAAAATATTAAACAAAATGCAGCTGCATCAAACGTTACTGTTATTTCTCACGATGTTATTTACAAAATTATCGAAGATGTTCAAGGTATGCTTGATGGAGAAAAAGCGCCCATCTATGAAGAACAAAAAATTGGAGAAGGTCACATTATTCAAATTTTCTTCTACTCAAAAGTTGGAAACATCGCTGGTACAATGTTAGATGAAGGTGTTGTAAGATCTAACTGTAAAGTTAAAGTTTACCGTAAAGGAAAACTTATTCACGAAGGTGTTATTGACTCACTTAAACGTGAGAAAAATGACGTTAAAGAAGTTCTTAAAGGTAAAAACTTCGGAACACACATCAAAGGATTTAATGATATTGAAGCAGATGATATCCTTGAATTCTATGAAGATGTAAGAGTTAACTAA
- a CDS encoding bifunctional oligoribonuclease/PAP phosphatase NrnA — protein sequence MVIGNSKVAIDAIEKYDNIVIFHHIRPDGDCLGSQAGLAELIRTNYPNKNVYTVGDNLHLFDFMGYHFDEIEKIDFTNSLGIVVDASSGNRIECANLLYENKTTAKLRIDHHPNSADIDYDYNWIDEHYVAAAEMIAQIAFDAGWTVTQKAASHIYLGINTDSGRFLYPDTSARTHKLVAFLMETGFHPSFILKELSKRTFKQLKFVGHILNGFKKEGRVLYYEIDAETLKKYDMDSFEAAQYVNELANIEDNSCWALFIQLEDGTVRGRLRSNGPLVNLVANKYGGGGHDNAAGITLQSWDQVKDVLADLNQAIVDWEAK from the coding sequence ATGGTTATAGGAAATTCAAAAGTAGCAATTGATGCTATTGAAAAATATGACAATATTGTTATTTTTCACCACATTCGTCCAGATGGAGACTGTTTAGGTTCACAAGCTGGGCTTGCAGAATTAATTAGAACAAACTACCCTAACAAAAATGTTTACACAGTAGGGGATAACTTACACTTATTTGACTTTATGGGTTACCACTTTGATGAGATTGAAAAAATTGACTTTACAAACTCATTAGGAATTGTAGTTGATGCTTCAAGTGGAAACAGAATTGAATGCGCAAACTTATTATATGAAAACAAGACAACAGCTAAATTAAGAATTGATCACCACCCTAACTCAGCTGACATCGATTACGATTACAACTGAATCGATGAACACTATGTTGCAGCTGCTGAAATGATTGCTCAAATTGCATTTGATGCAGGATGAACAGTTACACAAAAAGCTGCATCACACATTTACCTAGGAATCAACACAGACTCAGGAAGATTTTTATACCCTGACACATCAGCTAGAACACACAAATTAGTAGCATTCTTAATGGAAACAGGATTCCACCCATCATTCATCTTAAAAGAACTTTCAAAAAGAACATTCAAACAACTTAAATTTGTTGGACACATTTTAAATGGATTCAAAAAAGAAGGAAGAGTTCTTTACTACGAAATTGATGCAGAAACATTAAAGAAATATGATATGGATTCATTCGAAGCTGCTCAATACGTAAATGAATTAGCTAATATTGAAGACAACTCTTGTTGAGCATTATTCATTCAACTTGAAGATGGAACAGTTAGAGGAAGATTACGTTCAAATGGACCATTAGTTAACTTAGTTGCTAACAAATATGGTGGTGGAGGACATGATAACGCTGCCGGAATTACTCTTCAATCTTGAGACCAAGTTAAAGACGTTTTAGCCGACTTAAACCAAGCTATCGTTGATTGAGAGGCTAAATAA
- a CDS encoding ribosome assembly cofactor RimP, with the protein MFDEKILKEQFSKVLSAKMEHDPLLGKTLEVVVDYRSLDEVNKLGKEISAFLETQKWFTDDINLAVLSKGTDLKISMEMLDQYIDKYIEVKTQKSFEGQNNFVIKLTEVQPDHIVGKWNKKGQIRAIKLDLSNINEIEEYIKF; encoded by the coding sequence ATGTTTGATGAAAAGATTTTAAAAGAGCAATTTTCTAAAGTTTTATCAGCAAAAATGGAACACGATCCTCTTTTAGGAAAAACACTAGAAGTAGTGGTTGATTATAGAAGTTTGGATGAAGTTAACAAACTTGGAAAAGAAATTTCTGCATTTTTAGAGACACAAAAATGATTTACTGATGATATAAATTTAGCAGTATTATCAAAAGGAACAGACCTTAAAATTTCAATGGAAATGTTAGATCAATACATTGATAAATATATTGAAGTCAAAACTCAAAAAAGTTTTGAAGGACAAAATAATTTTGTAATTAAATTAACTGAAGTTCAACCAGATCACATAGTGGGTAAATGAAATAAAAAAGGCCAAATTAGAGCAATTAAATTAGATCTTTCTAATATAAACGAAATTGAAGAATATATTAAGTTTTAA
- the gltX gene encoding glutamate--tRNA ligase yields MSKKIRTRYAPSPTGYLHIGGARTALFCYLFAKHFDGDFVFRLEDTDVKRNVPGGEESQLNNLAWLGIIPDESPLNPNPKCGKYRQSQKLDRYNEVLNELLQKGLAYKAYDSSEELEAQKLESDAKGIPSFRYDRNWLKISDEEKQKRDANGEYSYRLVMPKNHTLAWNDIVRGEISFNSDEIADWVIFKSDGYPTYNFAVVVDDHDMEISHILRGEEHIGNTPKQLVLYEYLNWEKPQFGHMTIITNMEGKKLSKRDIETKQFIEDYKNEGYMPEGIFNFLSLLGWTAADASELMSKEEIIAKFDPQRLSKSPSKFDVSKMDWFSKQYLKNTNNQKLIELMNLGNSNLDSEWLNIFVDTFKASSVTVSELKTHLNSYLNPEYSKTEFNEAELNTVKEFANNFKKLAAGVFTIANIQEAINLTSSNLNVKGKNLFMPIRLAATGIAHGPELAKAIWLFGKELILERLKEYEN; encoded by the coding sequence ATGAGCAAAAAAATCAGAACACGTTATGCACCGAGCCCAACAGGATACTTACACATCGGTGGAGCTAGAACAGCTTTATTTTGTTATTTATTTGCTAAACATTTTGATGGTGATTTTGTTTTCAGACTTGAGGACACAGACGTTAAACGTAATGTTCCAGGTGGTGAAGAATCACAATTAAATAACTTAGCTTGATTAGGAATTATTCCAGATGAATCTCCATTAAATCCAAATCCAAAATGTGGTAAATACAGACAAAGTCAAAAGTTAGATAGATACAATGAAGTTTTAAATGAACTTTTACAAAAAGGTCTCGCATATAAAGCTTACGACTCATCTGAAGAATTAGAAGCTCAAAAATTAGAATCAGATGCTAAAGGTATTCCAAGTTTTAGATACGACAGAAACTGATTAAAAATTTCTGACGAAGAAAAACAAAAAAGAGATGCTAATGGCGAATATTCATACCGTTTAGTTATGCCTAAAAATCACACTTTAGCTTGAAATGATATTGTTAGAGGTGAAATTTCATTCAACTCTGATGAAATAGCTGATTGAGTTATTTTTAAATCAGATGGGTATCCAACTTACAACTTTGCAGTAGTAGTAGATGACCACGATATGGAAATTTCACACATCTTACGTGGAGAAGAGCACATTGGAAACACACCTAAACAACTTGTTTTATATGAATACTTAAATTGAGAAAAACCACAATTTGGACATATGACAATTATTACAAATATGGAAGGTAAAAAACTTTCAAAACGTGATATTGAAACAAAACAATTTATCGAAGATTACAAAAATGAAGGATATATGCCTGAAGGTATTTTCAACTTCTTATCATTATTAGGATGAACAGCTGCTGATGCATCTGAATTAATGAGCAAAGAAGAAATCATTGCTAAATTTGATCCACAAAGATTATCTAAGTCACCTTCAAAATTTGATGTTTCAAAAATGGATTGATTCTCAAAACAATACTTAAAAAATACAAACAATCAAAAATTAATTGAGTTAATGAATTTAGGAAACTCAAATTTAGATTCAGAATGATTAAATATTTTTGTTGACACATTTAAAGCTAGCTCTGTAACAGTTTCGGAATTAAAAACTCACTTAAATTCATATTTAAATCCTGAATACTCAAAAACCGAATTCAATGAAGCTGAATTAAATACAGTCAAAGAATTTGCAAATAACTTCAAAAAACTTGCAGCTGGTGTCTTTACAATTGCAAATATTCAAGAAGCAATTAATTTAACCTCTTCAAATTTAAATGTTAAAGGTAAAAACTTATTTATGCCAATTCGTCTTGCTGCAACAGGAATTGCTCACGGACCTGAATTAGCAAAAGCTATTTGATTATTTGGAAAAGAATTAATTTTAGAAAGACTTAAAGAATATGAAAATTAA
- a CDS encoding NusA N-terminal domain-containing protein codes for MAKAKNKTQVDVESQQLFKYIELQAEGLNSPFEEVLELFRSETQKAITKQVDPNAEIQFEVDFDNKAVNMFNLNGEVIEDEEISEDDEPQVLSEDDALAKIYTIQLSEARKNDSNVQVDDVVRIQFKFAGLSDKLRRAITSGVKQSLNLTNKSKVVEKYSKMIGQKVPAVVLKHLSNNSYNVMLEDKQTAFLPGAKKPKNLKLNLGQKIMVYVDSINPESRLSIVTVSLNSTEELVEILRNEIPEIKSGEIVIKDIKRVPGERSKVSFALKDQESDQINLVGSITGQFASRIQSVVTELDGEKIDVIVYSPDTLEYVKNAIAPGKAVDIKWADEERRKVYAIVKPSDASVVIGKQGINIELASKLTGTRIEVLTTEEALVKGIKFKNDYVHDVHYFNTTQPKVNASKKQSKTNSMLKNIDMYIDTDSLFEDFNNNIYTELETETVVEEPKQKAEEAKKPATSEVKTKKNKAEEINNIFEEESSNIEKLLNSLDEYSFVDEIDKYNDEFTDEVEDETLDEEAENAKKEEKNRKMLNEFKRTKNQLKDFKVDDDLTNYGLSNVKLDLDDLNSDDWD; via the coding sequence ATGGCAAAAGCTAAAAATAAAACACAAGTTGATGTTGAAAGTCAACAACTATTTAAATATATTGAACTTCAAGCAGAAGGTCTAAACTCTCCATTTGAAGAAGTTTTAGAATTATTTAGATCAGAAACTCAAAAAGCAATTACTAAACAAGTTGACCCTAATGCTGAAATTCAATTTGAAGTAGACTTTGATAATAAAGCTGTAAATATGTTCAACTTAAACGGTGAAGTTATTGAAGATGAAGAAATTTCAGAAGATGATGAACCTCAAGTTTTAAGTGAAGATGATGCATTAGCTAAAATCTACACAATTCAACTTTCAGAAGCTAGAAAAAACGATTCAAATGTTCAAGTTGATGATGTAGTTAGAATTCAATTTAAGTTTGCTGGATTATCAGACAAATTAAGAAGGGCAATCACAAGTGGTGTTAAACAATCTTTAAACTTAACAAACAAATCAAAAGTTGTTGAAAAATATTCAAAAATGATTGGACAAAAAGTTCCTGCAGTTGTTTTAAAACACTTATCTAACAACTCATACAATGTTATGTTAGAAGATAAACAAACAGCTTTCTTACCTGGAGCTAAAAAGCCTAAGAACTTAAAATTAAACTTAGGTCAAAAAATTATGGTTTATGTTGATTCAATTAATCCTGAATCAAGATTAAGCATTGTTACAGTTTCATTAAACTCAACAGAAGAATTAGTTGAAATTTTAAGAAACGAAATTCCAGAAATCAAATCAGGTGAAATTGTTATTAAAGACATTAAAAGAGTACCTGGAGAAAGATCTAAAGTTTCATTTGCACTTAAAGATCAAGAGAGTGATCAAATTAATTTAGTTGGTTCAATTACAGGACAATTTGCTTCAAGAATTCAATCAGTTGTTACTGAATTAGATGGTGAAAAAATTGACGTTATTGTTTACTCACCAGACACACTTGAATATGTTAAAAATGCTATTGCTCCTGGTAAAGCAGTTGATATTAAATGAGCTGATGAAGAAAGAAGAAAAGTTTATGCAATTGTTAAACCAAGCGATGCATCAGTTGTTATTGGAAAACAAGGAATTAACATTGAACTTGCTTCTAAATTAACAGGAACAAGAATTGAAGTATTAACAACTGAAGAAGCACTTGTAAAAGGAATTAAATTCAAAAATGATTATGTTCACGATGTGCACTACTTCAACACAACTCAACCAAAAGTAAATGCAAGTAAAAAACAATCAAAAACAAATTCAATGCTTAAAAACATTGATATGTACATTGATACAGACTCATTATTTGAAGACTTTAACAACAATATTTACACAGAATTAGAAACAGAAACAGTTGTGGAAGAACCAAAGCAAAAAGCAGAAGAAGCTAAAAAACCTGCAACTAGCGAAGTTAAAACTAAGAAAAATAAAGCAGAAGAAATTAACAATATTTTTGAAGAAGAATCTTCAAACATCGAAAAACTTCTTAACTCATTAGATGAATACAGTTTCGTTGACGAAATCGACAAATACAATGACGAATTCACAGATGAAGTTGAAGATGAAACTCTTGATGAAGAAGCTGAAAACGCTAAAAAAGAAGAGAAAAACAGAAAAATGCTTAATGAATTTAAGAGAACTAAAAATCAACTTAAAGACTTTAAAGTGGATGATGACCTTACAAACTATGGATTATCAAACGTAAAACTTGATTTAGATGACTTAAATTCAGATGACTGAGATTAA
- a CDS encoding DUF4256 domain-containing protein, whose translation MKTNYIYKTFLERNSNLYLLSNDEFEKCIQIILSNPQLINTFDWMEQTNGEPTLVSLFDNIYLVDLSTQSPNRRSLCYDRTALINRKKFVPENDALSLAHSYFSELLTEQDYRFLNTIKPLDTKTSSWIHTPKEIRDKGGAIFCDNRYGAVFVYHNSADSYYSSRGFRVKVKII comes from the coding sequence ATGAAAACAAATTACATTTATAAAACTTTTTTAGAAAGAAATTCAAATTTGTATCTATTATCAAATGACGAATTTGAAAAATGTATTCAAATAATTCTTTCTAACCCACAATTAATTAACACATTTGACTGAATGGAACAAACTAATGGTGAACCAACATTAGTTTCACTGTTTGATAACATTTATCTTGTAGATTTATCAACTCAGTCACCTAATAGAAGATCGCTGTGCTATGATAGGACTGCGCTAATTAACAGAAAGAAGTTTGTACCTGAAAATGATGCTTTAAGTCTTGCACATAGTTATTTTAGTGAACTGCTAACTGAGCAAGACTATAGATTTTTAAATACAATCAAACCATTAGATACTAAGACATCTTCGTGAATTCACACACCTAAGGAAATTCGAGATAAAGGTGGTGCGATATTTTGCGACAATAGATATGGCGCAGTATTTGTCTACCATAATAGTGCTGATTCATATTATTCTTCTAGAGGTTTTAGAGTTAAAGTTAAAATCATTTAA
- a CDS encoding bifunctional oligoribonuclease/PAP phosphatase NrnA, translating into MVIGNLKLVTEQLEKYDNIVIFHHIRPDGDCLGSQFGLKELLETNFPNKKVYAIGDSKGSFSFLDIKMDEIPSDEFLKNALGVVVDANFKDRIEYREVLDKDLFAQVIRIDHHPNDDDLGEKCIRWVDSSYIAADEMITEIAVVNNWKITQKAANFLYLGINTDSGRFLFNNTTARTLNLAAKLYEAGLQQDFIHSNLAKVTLDDLKYSAWLMTTLKTRDGVAYIQNDLKTTNEFGKTPQQSIRVNSIANIDGFPMWVQFTEEENGKVRVEFRSNGPIVRNVAVKWGGGGHERASGAIIDSLNSVEQVIDDCAAEVARWREEQTKA; encoded by the coding sequence ATGGTTATTGGTAATTTAAAATTAGTTACTGAACAATTAGAAAAATACGATAACATCGTTATTTTTCACCACATTCGTCCAGATGGAGACTGTTTAGGTTCACAATTTGGATTAAAAGAATTACTTGAAACAAACTTCCCAAATAAAAAAGTTTATGCAATAGGTGATTCAAAAGGTTCATTCTCATTCTTAGATATCAAAATGGATGAAATTCCATCAGATGAATTTTTAAAAAATGCTTTAGGAGTTGTTGTAGATGCAAACTTCAAAGACAGAATTGAATATAGAGAAGTTTTAGACAAAGACTTATTTGCTCAAGTTATTAGAATTGACCACCACCCAAATGATGATGATTTAGGCGAAAAATGTATTAGATGAGTTGATTCATCATATATTGCAGCTGATGAAATGATTACAGAAATCGCGGTTGTAAACAACTGAAAAATCACACAAAAAGCTGCTAACTTCTTATATTTAGGAATCAACACAGACTCAGGAAGATTCTTATTCAATAACACTACAGCTAGAACATTAAATTTAGCTGCTAAATTATATGAAGCTGGATTACAACAAGACTTTATCCACTCAAATTTAGCTAAAGTTACATTAGACGACTTAAAATACAGTGCTTGATTAATGACAACATTAAAAACAAGAGATGGTGTAGCTTACATTCAAAACGATTTAAAAACAACAAATGAATTTGGTAAAACACCACAACAATCAATTAGAGTAAATTCAATCGCTAACATCGATGGGTTCCCAATGTGAGTTCAATTCACAGAAGAAGAAAACGGAAAAGTTAGAGTTGAATTTAGATCAAATGGACCAATTGTTAGAAATGTTGCCGTTAAATGAGGTGGTGGAGGACACGAAAGAGCCTCAGGTGCTATTATTGACTCACTTAATTCAGTTGAACAAGTTATTGATGATTGTGCTGCTGAAGTAGCTAGATGAAGAGAAGAACAAACTAAAGCTTAA